Below is a window of Halolamina sp. CBA1230 DNA.
CCGCGACGATGGTGTCGGACTCGTCCATCCCGACCTTGTGCTGGATGGCGCCGGAGATGCCCGCCGCGACGTAGAGGTCGGGCTCGACCACCTGCCCGGTCTCGCCGATCTGGCGCTCCTCGGCCGTGTACTGCTCGACGTGGCCGTCGAACTGGTAGGAGCCGGTGACGATCCCTCGCGAGACGCCCACGTCGGCGTCCTCGAAGCAGTTCGCGAGGTCGAGCGCCAGCTCCATCCCCCGCGTGGGGTCGTCGCCGATCCCTCGGCCCATCGCCACGATGACGTCGTGACCCGTGAGATCGACGCCGCCCTCCAACTGGTCGTACTCCGTCACCTCGACGCGGAACCACTCGTCGTCCAGATCCACGTCGCGTTCGACGACCTCGCCCTCGCGCTCGGGGTCGGGGTCGGGCACGTCGAAGCTCCCCGGGATGACCGAGGCGCCCTGCGGATGGAACTCCCGGCCGGGGTTGTCCAGACAGAGGATGGTCGAGTACTCGAACCCGGAGAAGTCGGGCCGCTTCATGTGCAGCACGCGCTCGAACGTCCGGTTGCTCCCGCCGGTCTTGACGGGGTTGGAGATCACCGCGTCCTCGATGTACAGCCCCGAGCAGTCCGAGGCCAGCCCGGAGTCGAGTTCGGCCTGCACCTGCGCCGAGAGGTCCCGCCCGTTGTTCGTCGCCGGGAACAGCACGTACCGTGGCTCGTCGTAGTCGCGCCAGTCGGCCGGTTCGGGGTTGCTCTCGCCCGGGTCGGCGCCCCAGCGCGCCATGTCGCAGACCACCTCGGCGTAGGGTTTGTGTTTGAACCGGTCGAGGCGGTCGTCCTCGTGGTACACGACCACGTCGGCGCCGTAGGCGACGCAGTCCTCGGCGAGGCCGGCCACGTCGTCGCCGACGAGCACCGCGACGACGTTCTCTTCGTCCTCGTACGTCTCGTTGTACCCGTCCATCATCTCCCGGGCCTTGCCCAGCATCTCCCGGGAGACGTCGACGAGGTCGCCCGCCTGCGTCTCGCAGTAAACCCACATGT
It encodes the following:
- a CDS encoding electron transfer flavoprotein subunit alpha/FixB family protein; this translates as MNDVEDVDTLRALLDAEEAGENRTPVKTVIESRIEKFAEEDEEPDTDELDLAEMSAADVGNAVQDIDDGDVLRELIDREEDGENRDSVKSLIQGRIDSVEGEEEQDLEPDVPPEEKHPDLDHPTADKRHVRALEDGSFGDMWVYCETQAGDLVDVSREMLGKAREMMDGYNETYEDEENVVAVLVGDDVAGLAEDCVAYGADVVVYHEDDRLDRFKHKPYAEVVCDMARWGADPGESNPEPADWRDYDEPRYVLFPATNNGRDLSAQVQAELDSGLASDCSGLYIEDAVISNPVKTGGSNRTFERVLHMKRPDFSGFEYSTILCLDNPGREFHPQGASVIPGSFDVPDPDPEREGEVVERDVDLDDEWFRVEVTEYDQLEGGVDLTGHDVIVAMGRGIGDDPTRGMELALDLANCFEDADVGVSRGIVTGSYQFDGHVEQYTAEERQIGETGQVVEPDLYVAAGISGAIQHKVGMDESDTIVAVNTDPEADIREFSDYFVEGDLFEVLPRLIDALEGGEIDMEALADGGDSR